A segment of the Homalodisca vitripennis isolate AUS2020 unplaced genomic scaffold, UT_GWSS_2.1 ScUCBcl_12971;HRSCAF=22969, whole genome shotgun sequence genome:
tgttaacaaaaaatatacatacaacacacaactataaatatatatatataaattattatactataatatatatataactataaaatgagAAAACTTAGTAAGTAATTGTAAGAACAATAggaccaaattatatttttaaacaagcattaaatttgtaaagttttcatAAGAAAATGTTATAGAAGGCCAATATTTACATGCTAGAGTTGGttaaaatgaatttgtattataactatttaaaatttgaagatgaGTATACCATAATgataacatttaagtaatttattgttaGATATTAATCTAAAGGCTGTTTGAAGTGtttgaaatgttgaaatataaattcaattacttATAAGGGATAATTGgctgctgagcgttagtgaggcCTACCACTTGAGGAGCtggaaaaaatttcattgttgtttgtCTGTCTCCAATGATATttcaactgatttttttttttcattttttagatttgacatttttttatgaagcttcatttctatataggaaacactgagtttgatgacgGTGCATATCGTATCCTTCCTAGCTCaatggttttattatttgaacactggtATTAAACATAACTTAATCAGATATATCGAGATAAATTATATCTGTTAACTTTACATTTTTGcatgacattttatttcttctatgatattgcatgttcaaccatgggAATTTGGCTGCTGAGCATCgtttgaagcctatcactcagtaggctgacacaatttctcttttgtttcccAAGaagatgtaaaaaatgtattatctgcatgtctgtctatctgtgtgCAGGTCATCTTGTGCATAAATTAGATATCCAtttaaaattgtgcatgcaacctcagtgaagcctgttgcACAAAACGTGGTGTGGTATGTTGTGTATACCTAAACTCGGGTACTGAGACTTCCAAGAGTTGTGATTCTATTGATCACATCTTTCTTTTGAAATGGagattaaaaattgaattatatatatatggcatATTTGTTTTAACTGTGGCTCAAATCCTTTACATATTGGTCATTGATAATTGAATGCTAAATTTTATGTTGATTGTTCcggtattttacatttttcagatatgtatgaaaaattataacagATAAAAAGgagtataaacatttattaaaataatcttcttagGAACCTATACagcatttttattgaaaaaaaattctttttctttcccTAGTTTTTATCACTCTCCTTTAATAAGACTCACACATTTATCTCTAGAAAAacacatttcttataaaaaaatccctatagtttatttaaagtgtttCAATTTGGCCCCTTATTTTctaatactattttacataaacaggttctataaacataacattgtttAGGAATCAAACTAACTTGCCCTTGTCAACAGAATTGTGTCATTTGATTGGATTTATTAATGCATGGCAGACAGAATGACAAATTCTATCTACAAAACTTATTTAAGCAGAATCTTACAAAATCTAGATGTAAGTTATCTGGATAAGAATAAATGTTCGTACCCTCCAACATCAAAGTAACTCTCATCGGTGTCCAAGACGTAGAGGTTGAGAAGTTCACTCCATATCTGTGCAATCTTGAGTTCTGTGGGTGTAATGGGTTGCTCATGACCGTCAACCACTTTACTCACTTCTAGCATGCCAGCTTGTTCCTTTAACTTGGAGTAAACAGCAAGCAAAGCTTTCTGGTCTAGTTTGCCTGTTGCTTCTACCACTGGTATACTACAACACAGAGTATCATTCAATTTTTGTATACAGTGGATGCaacaaaccatatttttaattaattagttgatATCTTGTTGGTCCTGCCAATGGTCAGTGTCAAGTAGAGTCCTTTCTACTAAGTAGCAAAAGTCGCTATACTGCTAGTCCCAGTGGCGACGGTTGTGAAGACACTGACAAGAGTTGCGCTGGTACTTCCCTGTAGTGCAGGACAGGAAACGCTTTTTTCGGTGGGCTTAGCACTGATGAAGTAGGCTAGAGCCAGACAACTCAATCTGCCATTGGATTGCAATGGACTGGTCCTCCATGTTTGGGGGTTGGGCGTAGGGCTAACAACTTTACCCCAGAAAAACCTATTGTTCAGAATTGTCAACAAGCCTCGGAACAGGACGGACGGAAACTATGGAAATAGACCCCAGATCAGACAAAAGGACTTGAATTTTGGATCATGGAATGTTAGATCCCTGGCTGTTCCCAGGGAAAATAGATATTTTGAATGATGAATTAGAGCTATATAACATGAACGTAGTAGCTCTACAAGAGTGGCAGATGGCCATTTTGTggcaaaataaacacaaaaagttACCAAAATTCTTTATAGTGGCTGTGATGATGGTAGGCATTATGCAGGAGTAGGCTTTGCCATCAAAAAAACTTGGCTAGAAGCTATGATAGACTATAAACCAATTAGTGAGAGAATGTGTTACCTTAGGTTAAGAAGTAGATTTAACACAATATATCTGTCATTAGTTTTTATGCCCCAACAGAACAAAGTGATGATGAAGATAAAGATGTGTTCTATGCTCAACTAGAGGCAGTAACACTAGACATACCAAATTATGATACTAAAATTTTGATGGGAGATGCTAATGCAAAAATAGGAAGAGAAGCGGTGTGGAAGAAGACGGCAGGATCGGAAAGTCTACATGAAAAATCCAATGACAACGGTTGAACAGCTATTAAAGCTTTGCAGAtgcattaaattttttcaatagcCAGCACACGACTTCCCCGTAAAAACATACATAAGCAAACTTGGACCTCACCAGATGGACtgacaaaaaaatcaaattgacCATGTCTTGGTGGATGCAAGGCACGCTAGAGCTGTTACACAGGTTAGAAGCCTGAGAGGAGCAGAACTAGGATCAGATCACTATCTAGTCAAAACCAATATTAGACAAAGAATAAAGATAGAAAAGAGGGACAAGAATAAAGTGGAAGGAAAGATAATCTTTGAGAGACACAAAGTGGTAGAGTACCAAAATAGAGGTGAGTAATAGGTTTGCTGCACTACAAACAAAAGAAGTAGGACCTGAATACAATAACCGAGAAGGACAAGTAGAAGTTTGGTCAAATTTCAAAATGGCTATAAAAGAAGCAGCAAAGAAAATCTTTACTCAGAAGAAAAATCCAAAGAAACCATGGTTTAAAGAAGAATGCAGATTGTTAGTGGAAGAAAGAAGGAACATAAAGAAGAAGATGCTGACAAATCCAACAATCGAAAACAAAGAATAGTATCAGGAGATCAACAGATGTGTTAACCGTACATTAAGAAcagagaaaagaaaatatataaataacacccTCCAGAAAGCGGAGGAAGACCTCActaaacaacaatacaaaagatTTCTATAGAAGAATAAGATTCttccaaaaaggttttaaaccaaAACCCCAGGGTGTTAAAGATGAAAGAGGAAAAATAATACATGAACCTAGAGAAGTACTCAAGGTCTGGGAAAACTATTTCAAAGATCTTTTAAATTTGGAAGAACAAGCAATATCAGAAACAGAAGAAGAGCAAGAGAAAGCGGAAACAGAAGAACAACAAGAAAGACCACCAGGTTATGACAAACAGATATCAGAACCTACATTAGAAGAAGTAAAGGATGTGCTAAAAAGCTTAAAACAGGGAAAAGCACCAGGAGATGATGCAATACCAATAGAGTTAATAAGACATGGAAATGACTCACTTTTAGAATACCTCcacaaaatgataataaaaatatggagAACGGAATTAACCCCGAAAGAATGGAAAGAGGCAGTTATTGTACCTATTCACAAAAAAGGCGACAAACTGGACTGTAAAAACTATAGAGGTATATCTCTGCTCAACACAACCTACAAAATATTATCCAAGCTAATATTGAATAGACTCAAAGAGTATGCGGATAGAAAACATTGAAGATCAAGCAGGCTTCATGAAAGAAAGATCTACAATAGAccagatatttataatgaaagagcTAGCTTCTAAATACTATGAATACAATAaggatctgtatataatatttatagactttaaaaaagcATACGATAGTATCTCTAGAAGTAGTCTATGGaacattttgaaaaggtttagtATCCCAAATAAACTGATAAGTCTAGCAAGACTCTGTGTAAGCAGCTCCAAAGGAAAAGTACAGGTGGGAAAGGAGTAcacaaacttgtttaatataaatacaggagTGAGGCAAGGTGATGGAATATCACCAATTCTATTCAACTTTGCTCTGGAAGAAGcactaaaaaagataaaggggATGCCTGAAGGAGTAAAATTAGGAGATAAGTTCAATATCCTGGCATTTGCAGATGATGTAGCCATTCTAGCTGAGAGAAAGAGGGACTTAAACAGACTAGTAGAAGCCTTTTTAGTTGAGGCTGCAAAAGTAGGATTACAAGTAAACGAAGACAAGACGCACTACATGAAAATAAGCAGAAGAATGGAACAGGAAGGGGAAAAGCTAGAAGTACTCAACCATGATTTCAAGGCTACAAAggaatttaagtatttaggagtgacgataacacatgacaatagagaagaagttgaagtccaatgtagattagcagcagcagatagaacatactggagccttgcaaaacttctcaaaagcaagctattaatgaggaaagttaaattaagaatttacaaaaccatgatcttaccagttttgatgtacgggtcagaagtatgggcactcacaaagaaatcccaaaaaaagttaataacctttgaaaacaaaatactaagaagaatttttggagcagttcaagaaggagacatatggcggatcaggaagaacagagaactaagagaaatataccaagatcccgatgtgattgcactgatcaggagtaaaagaatgagatggatgggccatgttgcccgtaggggagaagataaaatgataaagaaggtgtggcgaggggaaccagagggagtgaggccattgggcagacctaggatgcgatggagagatcaggtggagaaggatttaagaacgattggcgctacactggaagtggctcaagatagaagaagttggagagacattgttggcgaggtcaaaaaccatctgggtttcgagtggccacaggagtaaaGAGTAAAGTTGATATCTTGAAAAAGATGGACAATTAGTGTAGTTGGGCAATGATCATCTACATTTCTCAACAATACACTTATTACCACTTATTATCATTCCTCTTATGGAAAGGCTTATGGAAAGGTTTCTATTGGGAGAAACCATGAAAGACAAAGAAAATTTGAGCAGATTATCCTCTACTaacacattgaaattaaattagaatataatgtTGATTAATTAGGTAGTAATTAGAATGTTTCACAGTAAGAATAAGATACACCTGAATTTCTTCTCACAATACACTTACACAAAAACAATTGTATGATGATAACACCATACATTATACAATCATGTTAACAACATAGTTTGAATAGCTACTTCTATCAGAGAAAAAAATTAAGCTATTGTAATTAATGATGGTATgatttttacagttatattgaTTGTTCATGTCCCACCACAACTACTAAATCAATATTGGAATACCTATAAAGGTAACCAAGTAAGATAATTAAATATGAGACATTCAGAGTAGTATTGGGAGATGTCAATGTATGAAGCTGAAGCaggtaacataaaaaataataaaatattacaccttGTGTATCTCAGTCAGTCCTTTGTAACATCACAAGCATTTATTGGAtcttgtttgtttcaaatttaatgtagATAAATTTTATCATCTACAATGTTTGCGCTAGATCCTTATAAATCTAAAGATATTTGAAAAGTCTTGTTGGAACATAACATTTTTACCCCCTCCTATAAAAACCCACCACCTGTCACGAGACTTTTCATCACTTATTACCAGGAagttatagaaacaaaattacaCTACATAGAATTGTTTTTTAACGTTAGGGTTTCGACCTTAATTTTACTAAACTACAAACACCACACACTAGATACAAAATCATGAAACAACATCATACACACAATAACGTGTCCACAAACTGTTATAGATTGAGTAtaaatctttagtatatttatgtAGTGGtgtgaaagttttaaacattgaaagtaaatatctaaataaacCACAACACATGTTAATTGTACTTAATCAAAATTTGTTAACATACCTGTCAATTATAATAAATCTAGAAGGAATCATATAAAATGGCAATCTTTTCTTCAGTTGTAATCGCAGCTCCCGATTTGAAAGTGTTACATTTTCCTGAGGTGTAACAAAAGCTACCAATGTTTTGTCCTCTCCTTCAGGCCCAAAAGCCTGAATACAGGCAGACAATATGCCAGGCAAGTCCATCAGATTTGTTTTCACTGcctgtaaaaattaaagtataatgtTTTAGTTGGGTTGTTTACAATATCCATAATAATTTCTCTTTTAAGGGAATAACTAAACAATAGCAAAagaatattggttttattttt
Coding sequences within it:
- the LOC124375077 gene encoding D-alanine--D-alanyl carrier protein ligase-like, with amino-acid sequence MVKIRGYTVELEAVKTNLMDLPGILSACIQAFGPEGEDKTLVAFVTPQENVTLSNRELRLQLKKRLPFYMIPSRFIIIDSIPVVEATGKLDQKALLAVYSKLKEQAGMLEVSKVVDGHEQPITPTELKIAQIWSELLNLYVLDTDESYFDVGGYEHLFLSR